The Methanothrix sp. DNA window TTGAGATCACATCATGGATAGAAAGCAGCTGGAGATAATAACAAGCACCGGCATGGTTCTGGCGCTGATAGCCATGTTGCTTGCGATACAGCTTGTGCTCCCTGAGAATCTCAGGCCAACCGGTTTCGTCGGGGCCATGGCTCTTTACATAATTCTGATGTCGCTCATCGGACTCCGGCTTGCCGGTGCATGCCAGCAGATCTAAATATAATAATAATCATCACATCCTTGAGGGTTTGAGATGGTGAAGTTCCTTGAAAGACTGATGGGCAGGCCTGCCACAGATGAGTATGTGGAGGTGGACCTGGGCCAGTTCGAGGATGAGCCTGAGAGGCCCAGGGCGTATCTCAGAGTGGCCGAGCTCACGTCTCTCGATGTGCTGCCGGAGATAAAGCAGGAGATACGATCCCGCAATATACTGCTGGTTGATATAGCGCCCATGAAGAGGGACAAGGCATCTCTGGACAGGGCGATAGGCGAGCTGAGGAAGATCGTCGAGGATATGGCTGGAGATATAGCCGGAGTTGGCGACGACCTGGTCGTCGTAGTTCCGAGTGGCATAAGGATCGACAGGGAGAAGGTTGTGGGAGGAAGAGATTGAAGCTCAAGACGAAGGCTAGCTGCCCTATGTGCGGGGCGACGATGGAGTTCAACTGGGAGACGACAGAGCTGCCATACTTCGGGGATGCTCTGATCATCGCAGGTGTATGCGAGTGCGGCTTCAGGCACAGCGATACGATGCTCCTGAGCCAGCGCGAGCCGTACAGGCACACTCTTGTTGTTCGGGAGCTCGATGACCTGAACGCCAGGGTTCTCAGATCCTCCAGCGGCACGATCCACATACCTGAGATCGGCGTGGACATCGAGCCAGGATATGCATCTGAGGCTTACATAACAAATATCGAGGGGGTTCTCGTCAGGGTGAAGGGCATAGTCGAGTTCGCAACGAACGCGGCAAGACAGGCCAGGGATATGGAGAGGACCGCAAAGGGCGAGGAGATCCTCTCGAAGATAGAGATGGCGCTAAGGGGCGAGTTCAGCCTCACGGTGATCCTTGAGGATCCGTTCGGAAACAGCGCAATAATATCGGATCACGTTGTGGCAACACCTCTGTCCATAGAGGAGGCCAGCACTCTGAAGACGGGCATGATAGTTCTCGATCTCTCCGAGTGAGCATGCTGATACTCAGTGGCGGTACCGGCACACCAAAGCTGCTTCGCGGCCTTGCAAGGGTCCTGGATCCTGAGGAGATCACGGTCGTTGTCAACACAGCCGAGGACCTCTGGGTCTCCGGAAACCTGGTCTCCCCCGACCTGGATACTGTCATCTACACGCTCGCGGGTTTGATCGATGAAGAGAGATGGTGGGGCATCAGGGGGGACAGCTTCATCACGCATACCCGTCTGAGAGAACTGGGTGTGAGGGAGAGGCTCGCAATAGGCGATGCCGACAGGGCATTTCATATCCTCAGATCCGATGTCATTCGCAGAGGGGGCACGCTCAGCGATGCCACTGAGGTGATGAGAGAAGCGTTGGGGATCAGGTCAGGGGTATTCCCGATGAGTGATGACAGTGTATCCACAATCATAAAAACACCACTGGGCGAGATGCACTTTCAGGAGTTCTGGGTAGAGAGGCGGGGGGAGCCTGAGGTCCTGGGCGTTCGCTTTGATGGCATCGATGGTGCGAGACCAAGCAGTGGATTCCTCGAGGCCCTCAGAAAAGAGGAGACTGTCATAATCGGACCCAGCAACCCGGTGACAAGCATCGGCCCGATCCTCTCGCTGAAGGGCGTGAGGGATGCGGTCAGGGAGAAGACGACAGTGGCGGTGAGCCCCCTCAATGGCGACAGGCCTTTCAGCGGGCCTGCGGCCAGGTTCATGAGGGCTGTGGGGGTTGAGCCAGACGATGAGGGTGTCATCTCGATTCTGGGAGAGGTGGATCACTTCATGGTATCGAGGAGCAGCAGCTATCCAGGAAGATGCATACGCACTGACATACGCATCGATAGCATGGAGGACAGCATAAGGCTCGCGAAGGAGATAGTGAGGCTCGCAGGATGAGTGCGTCATTCCATCTCAGAGGTTCATGTCGGTCTCAGCACATGTCCGTGCGCGAAACAAATCTTTCGGGAGCAACCGCAGGTCTGCGAATGGTGAGGACCTGCAGGGATCCCTCGCATGAGAAGGAGAGCACATGTTCATAGGCGTCGACCACGGGACGAGAGCGATAAGGTTTGCGAACCATCATGGTGAAGGCATCGCAATACCCAGATCCGAGGCCGGATCCCTCAGGCCGGAGGAGATACTGAAAAGGATTGAGGATCATTTTCGCGGATCTTTCGATCTCGTGGCTCTCTGCTACTCGATGGGCGACGGCATAACGCGCATAACCAGAATACAGGATGCTGAGAACAGGGGGCTCGCAAGGCTCAGCGGCGCTGGGATCGAGGTGGGTGGCGGGAGCAGGGTGTACGAGGCGATGGCGATCTCCGGCTGGCCGGTGGTCCTGCTCCCGGGCATACACAGGGGCTCCAAAATAGACGCCAGGATGAAGGTCTTTTCACATGGAGCAAGCCCTGAGAAGGTCGGTCTCGGGTACTATGTGGTGCGCAGGGGTGTGGAGAATGCTGTGATAGCGGACGCGAGCTCCAACACCGTCACGATCGGCATAAACGATGGGAGGATCGCCGGCGCGATAGATGCACCGATATTCGCCCCAGGGCTGCTTCAGGGGCCGCTGGATGTCGATGCGATAAGAGCTGTTGATGATGGGATGATGACAGCGAATGAGGCATTCTCGCATGGCGGCATCCTAAGAAAAATGAATCTACCGGAGTGTAACGATCTCGCGCTGGAGACCCTGGCGCTCTTCGCAGCTATGGAGATGAGCGCGATGTCTGTTCTTCTCAGAGACCTCGGCGCTGTATCCCCGGATATGTTTCTTGCAGGAGACCCTGCCGCGCGCATCGCCGGGCGTGTCTCTGAGCTTCTGGGCATCGATGTCATCCCTCTGCCATCACTTGCTTCGGCCACTGGCTGCGCCTGGATCGCAGAGGATATATCCTCAGGGATGAGATCCATAATGGGGATAGATGTCGATGAACGTGTTTTCAGACACCATGAGATACGATGAGTGGCATGAGGTCCTTAAAGAGCTCGAGGATATGGCAAGGTCCTCTGAGAGCAGCGTGACGGCGCACTCCCTGCTGCACAGGGTGGAAGCGCTTGCAGAACGTGAGGACGTGCCGCCTGAGCTTGAGGGCAGGCTGGACATGCTTCTGATGGAGCTGACCGAGGCCGCAAGGGATGCATGCACAAACACGAAGTGCCCGCATTACGGAAAAAGATGCAGGATGCGGTAACCGGGCCGTACGGCGTTCATCCCCACCGCTGAAGATGGCGGGCCCAAGGTTTGCTTTTCCATGTATCCTGTAAATACAGACGCGGGCTGAAAATCCCGCGGGATTTGAGTTACAGGGTCTACCTGACACCTGACCGGCTGTCGGACCACTTGTTCGATATCCATGGCAGCGCAACGACCAGGACTCCGAATATCACCACAACAAGCACATGATCCATGATGCTCATCGATGTCACCTCCCGAGAGACAGAGCTGTACACCCTGCGATCCACTAGAACTTAAACCTTTTGACATGATTGACAACTTCTTCAGAGATTGTTTAGCATAGCAAAGACGATCTATCATTATTAATAATGATTTTGATAACCATCCGCTGGACAGCCTGCTGGCTCACATCCTCTGGCGGGATGTTCTGCGGGCTCTGCACAAGGGGGATTTCAGCGATCAGACAGCCCTCAATCGACCCTTGCCACATCCGATATCTCGTCCCCTGGCTTTACGTCCATGATCTTCACGCCCTGTGTTGCCCTTCCCTGCACCCTCACATCAGATGCGGCTATTCTGATCATAACACCCTCCTTTGTGGTCACCAGGAGACCGTCGTCGTCGGACACAGTTATCGCGGCCACCACATCCCCTCTTCGCGCATCTATGTTCTTGACCCCCTTGCCGCCGCGCCTCTGGAGCGGATACTCTCTCAGGTCCGTCCTCTTTCCGTATCCCTGAGTGGTTATGGTGAAGAGCGTCTCTCCCTCTTTTACCACATCCATGGAGATCAGCTCATCCCCCTCGGAGAGGTTAATCGCCTTCACCCCCATCGATCCCCTCCCGCTCGCTCGCACATCTCTCTCGTGGAACCTTATCGCCTTTCCCTTCTTTGTGGCGACGATCAGCTCCCTCGAGCCGTCTGTGAGCCTGGCGGCCACAAGAGAGTCGCCGCGGAGGTTGACTGCCTTGATCCCGCCCCTTCTTGGATTGCTGAACGCCCTTATTGGGGTCTTCACGATGCTGCCCATGCGCGTAGCGAGCACGATGTAACCCTCGGTGCTGAAGCTCTCAACGGGTATCGCCTCGGTGATCCTCTCGTTCTCCTCCAGCTGCAGCAGGCTCGCTATCGATCTGCCTCTGGATACCTTGGATGCCATGGGTATCTCATAGACCCTGAGCCAGTGCGCCTTACCCCTGTCTGTGAAGATCAGAAGGTAATCCAGCGTCGATGCTGTGAATATGTCTGTGACGAAATCCTCGCTCTTAGTCTCGGCCCCGATGCTGCCCTTTCCCCCTCTCCTCTGCATTCTGTACACAGATAGAGGCTGGCGTTTGATGTAGCCGTTGTTTGTTATTATCACCGCTACCTCTTCCTCCTGGATGAGATCCTCGGGCCTCACGGACTCCACAGACTCCACTATCTCGGTCCTTCTGTCATCGCCGTAGCTCTCAGCGAGCTCTCTCAGTTCATTCTTGATGATATCGAGTACCTCAGCCCTGCTTGCGAGTATTCCCTTCAATTTTGCGATTGTTGCCTCCAGCTCTCTGGCCTCTGATGCGATCTTCTCCTGCTCAAGGCCTGTGAGCCTCTGCAGCCTCATATCCAGAATTGCCCTTGCCTGCTCCTCGCTGAGCCCGAACCGCTCCATGAGCAGATCCCTGGCCTCTGAAGGGGAGGGCGAGCCCCTGATCAGTGCTATGACATCATCTATGTTCCTGAGGGCTATCAGAATTCCCGCGAGTATGTGCGCTCTTTTCTCCGCCTGGTCGAGCTCGAAGCGGGTCCTTCTCTCGATCACCTCAGCCCTGTAGTTGATGTAGTGCTCCAGGGTCTCCTTCAGCGTCAGGGTCCTGGGCTGGCCGTCGACGAGGACGAGGTTGATTATGCCGTATGTTGTCTCGAGCTGTGTGTGCTTGTGAAGCTGATTGAGCACGACCTGGGGATTCGCGCCATGCTTCAGCTCCACGACCAGCCTTATCCCCTCCCGATCAGACTCATCCCTGATCTCCGAGATCCCATCCACCCTTCCCGTCTTGACGAGCTCCGCAATGTCCTCCACGACCTTGGCCTTGTTGACCTGATATGGGAGCTCTGTGAATACTATCCTGGAGCCCCTTCGCCCCTCCTCTATCTCGGATCTGGCTCTGATCGTTATCGTGCCTCTTCCTGTGGCATAAGCGCTCTCTATGCCGCTTTTTCCCACTATGTATCCTCCGGTGGGAAAATCCGGGCCCCGGATGAAGTTCATAAGATCTGCCACAGAGGCATCGGGGTTCTCGATCAGATGGATCAGCGCATATACAACCTCCCGGAGGTTGTGGGGCGGTATGTTCGTCGCCATTCCAACAGCGATTCCTGTGGATCCGTTGACGAGCAGGTTGGGAAGCCGGGATGGCAGCACCGTCGGCTCCTTCATAGAGCCATCGTAGTTGGGCACGAAATCCACGGTGTCCTTCTCGATATCCGCGAGCATCTCGCCCGCGATTCTCGAGAGCCGGACCTCTGTGTATCTCATCGCAGCAGGCGGATCTCCGTCGACTGAGCCGAAGTTTCCCTGGCCATCGATCAGGGTGTAGCGCATCGAGAAGTCCTGGGCCATCCTGACCATGGTGTCGTAGATCGCTGCGTCTCCATGCGGGTGGTACTTACCCATGACATCGCCGACGATGCGGGCGGACTTCTTGTAGGGCTGGTCGAATGTCACGCCCTGCTCGTACATGGCGTAGAGGATGCGTCTGTGTACAGGCTTCAGGCCATCCCTGACATCGGGAAGCGCCCGCCCGACGATCACGCTCATCGCGTAATCTATGTAGGAGGATTTCATCTCCTCTGTTACATCGACGTCTATCTCTGCCATTCGATCACACGTCCAGGTTTCGCACTTCTCTCGCGTGCGTCTCTATGAAGATCCTTCTCGGTTCAACCTGCTCTCCCATCAGTATGGAGAAGATCTCATCAGCCTCGACAGCATCCTTCAGCGTCACCCTGAGAAGAGTTCTCTTCTCCGGATCCATTGTGGTCTCCCAGAGCTGCTCCGGGTTCATCTCGCCCAGACCCTTGTACCTCTGGACCACAGCCTTTCCATCTTCCAGGAGCTTCGCAAGCTCCTCATCCGAGTATGCATACCTTACGCTCTTCCCCCTTCTGACCTGATACAGCGGCGGCTGGGCGATGTACACATAACCTGCCTCTATCAGGGGCTGCATGTATCTGTAAAAGAATGTGAGCAGGAGGGTGCGTATGTGTGAGCCATCCACATCAGCATCCGTCATGATGATTATCTTGTGGTATCTTGCCTTTTTTATATCGAAATCATCGCCTATTCCGGTGCCGAGAGCTGTTATGAGGTTCCTGATCTCCTCGTTCTTGAGCATCTTGTCGAGCCTTGCGCGCTCAACGTTCAGTATCTTGCCCCGGAGGGGCAGAACTGCCTGGAAGTGTCTGTTCCTGCCCTGCTTCGCAGAACCGCCTGCTGACTCTCCCTCGACGATGTAAAGCTCGCTCTTGGCGGGATCGCTCTCCACGCAGTCTGCGAGCTTTCCTGGGAGTCCTGATGATGTCAGCGCGGTCTTACGCCGCGTCAGCTCTTTTGCCTTCCTGGCTGCCTCGCGGGCGCGCATCGCCTCTGTCGCCTTCTCGACTATCGCCTCTGCAATCTGCGGATTCAGCTCGAAGTACTCCATCAGGCCCTCAGAGACGAGGGATTCGACGAGGCCGCGAACCGTGCTGTTCCCCAGCCTGGTCTTTGTCTGGCCCTCGAACTGCGGATCGGGAAGCCGGACGCTGACCACAGCGACCAGCCCCTCCCTCAGGTCGTCCCCTGTGAGCTTTGCCTCCCCCTTCAGAAGCTTCTTCTCCCTGGCGAAATCGTTTACAGTCTTTGTCAGCGCTGCCCTGAATCCGGAGAGATGCGTTCCTCCTTCCCGGGTGTTGATGTTGTTCGCGAAGGTGAACACAGACTCGTTGTAGCTCGTGTTGTACTGCATCGCCACCTCCACCGATACACCATCCCTCACCCTGGAGAAGTAGATCGGGTTCGGGTGCAGCACCTCCCTGGATTTGTTCAGGTACTGGACAAAGGAGACTATGCCACCGTCATACTGGAACGTTTTGCTCCTGCCGGATCTCTCATCTGCTATGCTGATCCTGAGACCTCTGTTCAGAAATGCGAGCTCTCTCATGCGCGATGAGAGAACATCAAAGCTGAAATCCGTGACCTCGAAAATCTCGGGATCAGGCTTGAACCTCACTGTGGTTCCGGTATTCTCAGAGACACCTGTGACCTGGAGATCTGATACAGGCCTGCCGCGCTCGTATCTCTGTCTGTAAACCCTTCCATCCCGGCTGACCTCAACCTCGAGCCACTCTGAGAGGGCGTTGACGACGGAAACCCCGACGCCATGCAGCCCGCCGGAGACCTGATAGGTATCGTGGTCGAACTTTCCGCCAGCGTGGAGCACGGTCATGACTATCTCCAAAGCAGGCCTGTTGTACTGCGGATGGATGTCTACAGGAATTCCACGACCGTCATCCTTCACCGAGACAGAGCCGTCTCCATGGATGACTACGGATATCTCCTTGCAGTAACCGGCCATCGCCTCGTCAACGCTGTTGTCGACCACCTCGTAAACAAGGTGATGAAGGCCCAGCGCATCTGTGGAGCCTATGTACATTGAGGGCCTGTGCCTCACGGCTTCCAGGCCCTCCATCACCTTGATATGACTGGCATCATATGTCGTATCGTTCAAAACCGCCGAATCCCCCTGAAAGCTGAACCAGAGCCTCTATGGGCTTCTACAATAAGTATCTAATCCCGGACGGGAGTAGCTTGCCTGGTAGGTACCGCTCATGAAAACAGCCATCTCTAAGGGGCATCGGCTTCAGGAGCGAACTTTGTTCCGTAGTAGATTATGCCCCTCTCCCCCTCCTTTCCGAGTATCCTGAAAACAGGCCTGACCCGCATGCCTATTTTCATGCTCTCAGGCGAGCAAACGACCTGTCCTGTGAGCTTGGGTCCCTCGTCAAGCTGGATAATCGCGAGGTTGTACGGAGTGAGCCTCTCGAAGTCCTCTGTCGCGCTGTATATTGTCGTGTATGTGATCACAGTGCCGGTCCCCCTGAACCTGTAATCCTCCATCTGGCCCGTCCTCCTGCAGTTAGGGCAGAGGGTCCTTGGGGGGAAGTAGTACTCACCGCAGCTCTTGCAGTGCGTTCCTATCAGGTTGTACCTCTGGGGTATGCACCTCCAGAACCTCGGAGCATTTGTCGTCGTGGTATCACCTCGAGAGTATGTGAACCAGTGCGGTTCCTCCGGAGCCGCCGACGTTGTGCGTCAGGCCGACCTCAGCATCATCCACCTGACGCCTGCCAGCCTCGCCTCTCAGCTGGAGCACGATCTCGTACGCCTGCTTTATGCCCGTGGCGCCCACAGGATGGCCGCATGCCTTCAACCCGCCGGATGTGTTGACTGCAATATCCCCTCCAATGGAGGTTCTCCCCTCCTCTGTTGCCTTCCCCCCTTCTCCCTTCGGGAAGAAACCGAGATCCTCGATGGCCAGGATCTCTCCTATGGTGAAGCAGTCGTGGACCTCTGCCACATTGATGTCCTGAGGGTTTAACCGCGCCTGAGCGAATGCCTTCTTCGCTGCGTAGACCGTCGCGTCCAGCGTTGTTATGTCTCTCCGGTCGTGGAGCGCGAGGCTGTCGCTCGCCTGCGCGCTTGCCAGGATCCTGATGGGCGTGTCGCAGTATCTGGATGCGATATCTGAGGGCGCGAGAACAACCGCAGCCGCTCCGTCAGTTATCGGCGAGCAGTCCAGGACCCTGAGAGGATCGGCGACCAGCGGGGAGTTTATGACATCGTCCACTTTTATCTCCGTATGGTACTGAGCAATCGGATTCATGTGGCCGTGGTGGTGGTTCTTCACAGCCACCTGCGCGAGCTGCTCTCTCGTCGTGCCGTATATTCGCATGTGAAGCCTTGCGATCATCGCATAAAGCGCCGGAAATGTCGCGCCGAAGAAGCACTCCCACTCCCTGTCTGCAGCTGCTGCAAGAGCATCCGCAGCTATGCCACTTGATACATCGGTCATCTTCTCAACGCCGGCTGCTATGACTATGTCCGCATAGCCGCTGGCGACCGCCA harbors:
- the sepF gene encoding cell division protein SepF, whose protein sequence is MVKFLERLMGRPATDEYVEVDLGQFEDEPERPRAYLRVAELTSLDVLPEIKQEIRSRNILLVDIAPMKRDKASLDRAIGELRKIVEDMAGDIAGVGDDLVVVVPSGIRIDREKVVGGRD
- a CDS encoding ZPR1 zinc finger domain-containing protein, which encodes MKLKTKASCPMCGATMEFNWETTELPYFGDALIIAGVCECGFRHSDTMLLSQREPYRHTLVVRELDDLNARVLRSSSGTIHIPEIGVDIEPGYASEAYITNIEGVLVRVKGIVEFATNAARQARDMERTAKGEEILSKIEMALRGEFSLTVILEDPFGNSAIISDHVVATPLSIEEASTLKTGMIVLDLSE
- the cofD gene encoding 2-phospho-L-lactate transferase; the protein is MLILSGGTGTPKLLRGLARVLDPEEITVVVNTAEDLWVSGNLVSPDLDTVIYTLAGLIDEERWWGIRGDSFITHTRLRELGVRERLAIGDADRAFHILRSDVIRRGGTLSDATEVMREALGIRSGVFPMSDDSVSTIIKTPLGEMHFQEFWVERRGEPEVLGVRFDGIDGARPSSGFLEALRKEETVIIGPSNPVTSIGPILSLKGVRDAVREKTTVAVSPLNGDRPFSGPAARFMRAVGVEPDDEGVISILGEVDHFMVSRSSSYPGRCIRTDIRIDSMEDSIRLAKEIVRLAG
- a CDS encoding methanogenesis marker 12 protein; amino-acid sequence: MFIGVDHGTRAIRFANHHGEGIAIPRSEAGSLRPEEILKRIEDHFRGSFDLVALCYSMGDGITRITRIQDAENRGLARLSGAGIEVGGGSRVYEAMAISGWPVVLLPGIHRGSKIDARMKVFSHGASPEKVGLGYYVVRRGVENAVIADASSNTVTIGINDGRIAGAIDAPIFAPGLLQGPLDVDAIRAVDDGMMTANEAFSHGGILRKMNLPECNDLALETLALFAAMEMSAMSVLLRDLGAVSPDMFLAGDPAARIAGRVSELLGIDVIPLPSLASATGCAWIAEDISSGMRSIMGIDVDERVFRHHEIR
- the gyrA gene encoding DNA gyrase subunit A yields the protein MAEIDVDVTEEMKSSYIDYAMSVIVGRALPDVRDGLKPVHRRILYAMYEQGVTFDQPYKKSARIVGDVMGKYHPHGDAAIYDTMVRMAQDFSMRYTLIDGQGNFGSVDGDPPAAMRYTEVRLSRIAGEMLADIEKDTVDFVPNYDGSMKEPTVLPSRLPNLLVNGSTGIAVGMATNIPPHNLREVVYALIHLIENPDASVADLMNFIRGPDFPTGGYIVGKSGIESAYATGRGTITIRARSEIEEGRRGSRIVFTELPYQVNKAKVVEDIAELVKTGRVDGISEIRDESDREGIRLVVELKHGANPQVVLNQLHKHTQLETTYGIINLVLVDGQPRTLTLKETLEHYINYRAEVIERRTRFELDQAEKRAHILAGILIALRNIDDVIALIRGSPSPSEARDLLMERFGLSEEQARAILDMRLQRLTGLEQEKIASEARELEATIAKLKGILASRAEVLDIIKNELRELAESYGDDRRTEIVESVESVRPEDLIQEEEVAVIITNNGYIKRQPLSVYRMQRRGGKGSIGAETKSEDFVTDIFTASTLDYLLIFTDRGKAHWLRVYEIPMASKVSRGRSIASLLQLEENERITEAIPVESFSTEGYIVLATRMGSIVKTPIRAFSNPRRGGIKAVNLRGDSLVAARLTDGSRELIVATKKGKAIRFHERDVRASGRGSMGVKAINLSEGDELISMDVVKEGETLFTITTQGYGKRTDLREYPLQRRGGKGVKNIDARRGDVVAAITVSDDDGLLVTTKEGVMIRIAASDVRVQGRATQGVKIMDVKPGDEISDVARVD
- the gyrB gene encoding DNA topoisomerase (ATP-hydrolyzing) subunit B; the protein is MNDTTYDASHIKVMEGLEAVRHRPSMYIGSTDALGLHHLVYEVVDNSVDEAMAGYCKEISVVIHGDGSVSVKDDGRGIPVDIHPQYNRPALEIVMTVLHAGGKFDHDTYQVSGGLHGVGVSVVNALSEWLEVEVSRDGRVYRQRYERGRPVSDLQVTGVSENTGTTVRFKPDPEIFEVTDFSFDVLSSRMRELAFLNRGLRISIADERSGRSKTFQYDGGIVSFVQYLNKSREVLHPNPIYFSRVRDGVSVEVAMQYNTSYNESVFTFANNINTREGGTHLSGFRAALTKTVNDFAREKKLLKGEAKLTGDDLREGLVAVVSVRLPDPQFEGQTKTRLGNSTVRGLVESLVSEGLMEYFELNPQIAEAIVEKATEAMRAREAARKAKELTRRKTALTSSGLPGKLADCVESDPAKSELYIVEGESAGGSAKQGRNRHFQAVLPLRGKILNVERARLDKMLKNEEIRNLITALGTGIGDDFDIKKARYHKIIIMTDADVDGSHIRTLLLTFFYRYMQPLIEAGYVYIAQPPLYQVRRGKSVRYAYSDEELAKLLEDGKAVVQRYKGLGEMNPEQLWETTMDPEKRTLLRVTLKDAVEADEIFSILMGEQVEPRRIFIETHAREVRNLDV
- a CDS encoding OB-fold domain-containing protein, yielding MEDYRFRGTGTVITYTTIYSATEDFERLTPYNLAIIQLDEGPKLTGQVVCSPESMKIGMRVRPVFRILGKEGERGIIYYGTKFAPEADAP
- a CDS encoding thiolase domain-containing protein, which translates into the protein MRAVSIIGVGCTRFGERWDSSLRDLVVETGIAAIEDAGVTGEAIDALYVGNMSGGRFVEQEHIGALIADYAGLSRLHIPSTRVEAACASGGLALREAFLAVASGYADIVIAAGVEKMTDVSSGIAADALAAAADREWECFFGATFPALYAMIARLHMRIYGTTREQLAQVAVKNHHHGHMNPIAQYHTEIKVDDVINSPLVADPLRVLDCSPITDGAAAVVLAPSDIASRYCDTPIRILASAQASDSLALHDRRDITTLDATVYAAKKAFAQARLNPQDINVAEVHDCFTIGEILAIEDLGFFPKGEGGKATEEGRTSIGGDIAVNTSGGLKACGHPVGATGIKQAYEIVLQLRGEAGRRQVDDAEVGLTHNVGGSGGTALVHILSR